The Effusibacillus pohliae DSM 22757 nucleotide sequence GCGCGAGCGCCGGGCTGGTCGGCCGGCTGTTTGTCCAGTACAAGGATTTGATTCGCCAGATCGGCGGCATCGTTATCATTGTGATGGGGCTGTTTCTGGCGGGCGTCATCAAGTGGGAATCGCTGATGAAGGAGCGAAAATGGCATCTGCGGAACAAGCCGGCCGGGTATTTCGGCTCACTGCTCGTCGGAATCAGTTTTTCCGCCGGTTGGACGCCCTGCATCGGACCGATTTTGGCGTCCGTTCTGGCGATTGCGGCCACCGATCCGGCCAACGGCACCCGGCTGATGATCGCCTATTCGCTCGGGTTTGCGATTCCGTTTCTGATCCTAGCCTACAGCCTCGGTTCGGTTCGCTGGCTGCTCAAGTATTCGGGTGTGATCGCCCGGATCGGCGGGATCGTGATGGTGCTGATGGGGATTTTGCTGTACACGAACGCGATGACGGCGATCACGATCTATCTGGTTCGCCTGTTCGGCGGGTTCACGGGATTTTGAAAATTCAAGTCCAAGTGACGGAAACGGTCGCGTTTTGGCACTGCGGGTGCCAAGTGTGCCAAGATGGGAACTTCGAAAAAGATACGCGGAGGGCAGATATGAAAAACTGGAAAATGATGCTTGGCATACTTGTGGCGGGTGTGGCACTGTCCGCCGTCTTTATGAATATTGGCAACCAGGGAGCAAAACAGGGGCAGGGGACTCCGGCCGGCCAGCAGCCTGCCGCCGGGCAGCAGCAGGCGCTGCCGCAACCGGGTTATCCGGCGCCCGATTTTGCCTTGAAAGATCTGGAAGGCAACACAGTCAAGCTGAGCGATCTGAAGGGCAAGCGGGTGCTGATCAACTTCTGGGCGTCCTGGTGCGACCCGTGCCGGAAGGAGATGCCCGACCTTGTGAAAAAATCGGAAACCTACAAGGATCAGATCGTGTTTCTCGGCATCAACCTGACCAATTCGGACCAGGACGCGCAAGCCCGCCAACAGTTTTTGCAGGAATTCAAGGTCAAATATCGCAATTTGCTGGACGAGGATGGGGGTGTGGCCACCGCGTACCAGGTGGTGGGCATTCCGACGACGGTGACGGTTGACCCGAGCGGTGTGGTCGTCGACCGCCTGCAGGGTACCATGTCGGAAGCGATGATGGAGCGCGTGATACAAAATCTTCTGAAAAAATAAGGAGTTGGGCCGTGTTTGTAGGACGGCCCATTGGTTATCCTGCTTTCTTTTTATCATACCGACTGGTCGCTCGGACGGATTCCTGGTACTCTTGAACCAGGAGGGGATCGAATGATGGAGTGCCAAAGGCGGTTGCGTGCGCTCGAGATCGATACATATTTTCAGTTGCTGGGTGTGGCCAAGGGGAAGGTCAAGGCGGATCTGTACCTGCATGGGGCCACGGTGATCAACGTGTATACGGGAGAATTGCAAGCGGCTAACGTGGCGGTGAAAGGCCGGCATATCGCCTATGTCGGACCATCGGACGCGATGGTGGGACCCGATACGGAAGTGGTCGATCTGACGGGACGCTATCTGTGTCCCGGTTACATCGAACCGCACTGCCATCCGTTTCAAGTGTACAACCCGGAGTCGCTTGCCCGGTATGTCCTGCGGCATGGCACGACGACACTGGTGAACGACAATATGGGCCTGTATATGCTGATCGATGAAGCGAAGTTTCTGCGGTTGATGGACGAGATGGGAAACTGGCCTGTCAAAATGCTCTGGAGCGCCAGGCTCGATCCGCAGACGCATGCGGAAGAATTTGCCCCGTTTTTTGCGCCGGATCGCATCCGGCGTCTGCTGGATCATCCTTTGGTGGTGCAGGCGGGAGAATTGACCGGGTGGCCGCAGCTGCTGGGCGGCGACCGGCAAATGGCGGAAAATCTGCTGTACGCGTTGCGGATTGGAAAACGGGTCGAGGGACATCTGCCGGGCGCTTCGCTGGAAACCCTGTCGATGCTGGCCGCAGGCGGCATCACGGCCGAGCATGAGGCCATAACGGCGGAGGAAGCGCTGCGGCGGCTGCGCATCGGATTGTGGACGACGCTCCGCTACAGTTCGCTGCGGCCGGATCTGCCGCAGATCGTGAAGGGGCTCGCCGATTACCGGGGAAATACGAGCCGGCTGATGATGACGACAGACGGCTCAACTCCCGCTTTTTTGCAAGACGGGTATACGGATGCGATGCTGCGGGTGGCGATCGAAGCGGGCATGGATCCGGTCACAGCCTATCAGCTGGTGACGATCAACCCGGCCACCTACTACGGACTGGACGGCGAAATCGGCGGCATCGCCCCTGGCCGCCTGGCTGACGTTCTGGTGCTGGAGGATCTGGATCGGCCGACTCCGGCGGCCGTTTTGGCCGAAGGACGATGGGCAGCTCGGGGCGGTCAATTGTTGGTATCGTGGGCGGGAATCGGCTGGGAGGCGGCCGGCCTTGGCAAACTGCAGGAAAATTGGCGGGCGTCCGAGTCCGATTTTTCTATGGAAGCGAAGTTGCCGGTGCTACGGTTGGAAAATCCGGTGATCACCCGCCTGCAGACGGATGCCCGGACGGAACATTCGCCGGCCGCTCCGACGCTCTCTGACGGTGTGCTGCACGCTGCCCTGTTTGCGCGCGACGGGAGTGCGATCGTCGAGGCGAAAATCGTCGGCATGGCCGACCGGCTCGACGCGCTTGCCAGCTCCTACACCGCGGCGAAGGGAATTTTGGTGATCGGGCAGCATCCGGCGGCGATGGCCCGGGCCGTCAACCAGGTGCTGGAAATCGGCGGCGGGATTGTGATGGTGGAGGATCAAGAGATCCTGTTCGAACTGGAAATGCCGATCCTTGGGGGCATGTCGACGCAGGATATGGAACATTTGATCGAGCGGGCACAGACGTTTGAGAAGCTGTTGCGAGAACGGGGCCACGCCCATTACGATCCGATTTACACGCTGCTGTTCCTGTCGTCGACCCACCTGCCGGAAGTGCGGTTGACGCCGGAAGGGGTTTTGCATGTGAAAAGCCGAGAGATTTTACGCAACCGCAAATTGTTAAACCGCAATCGAAAGGACTAATCGGTAAAGATTAGTCCCTTTACATTTCATGCAACCTATTCATTATGCATTATATACGAAGAGACGAAAATCGCAATGCGTTATCCGGGGGATCTCATAACAAAACCTCCGCTATGCGCCTCACTCGCGTTTCCAAACAAAAAGCCATCCTTACTTGATCACTTGAAGTGGATAGCAGCCGGAAGAAAACGAATGGGATATGGTGCTGTGTGTTAGATTGAAACAGTGGGCGAAAGCCCATTGTTTCAATTTTTTTTTTTTACAAAATTTCATTCTTGAGCTTGACAGAAAACTCAAACATCATTATATTATGAAATACAGACGGTAATCAAAAAAACGTAATATAGAATGGAGGGTGAATATGGATCAAGGGGCACTGCTCAAGGAAAAAGTGCACGAAGGCTTTGTCGTTGAGACGATCGAGGACATGAATGTGGAGTATCTGAATGCTTTGAAACAGACCCTGTTGATCGTGGGGGATACGGAGCTTCTCAGCGTACCCCCGCTGTTGAGCGTCTATGACAAAGCTCCGACGTTAAACAGCAAGATCACCGCGCTCGCTGTGATCCAGGACGAAATCGGCCATGCGCACATCGCTTACCGGTTGCTTGCCGATCTGGGTGTGGACACGAAAGAACTGTTGTATCACCGCGAACCGCATAAGTGGAAAAATCCATATGCGTTCGATTTCCGGCTGACCACCTGGATTGAGGTTGGCGTTTTCAACGCTTTTTTTGACCGGGCCGGTTACACCTTGCTGGGTGATGCGTATGAACACACGTCTTATGGCCCCTGGAAGCGAGCCTTGGTCAAG carries:
- a CDS encoding cytochrome c biogenesis CcdA family protein, encoding MFDTTNPNFMVAFAAGVLSFLSPCCLPLYPSYISYITGISYDKMQGERDRFAIRRMALVHSLFFVLGFSVIFVALGASAGLVGRLFVQYKDLIRQIGGIVIIVMGLFLAGVIKWESLMKERKWHLRNKPAGYFGSLLVGISFSAGWTPCIGPILASVLAIAATDPANGTRLMIAYSLGFAIPFLILAYSLGSVRWLLKYSGVIARIGGIVMVLMGILLYTNAMTAITIYLVRLFGGFTGF
- a CDS encoding TlpA family protein disulfide reductase, which encodes MKNWKMMLGILVAGVALSAVFMNIGNQGAKQGQGTPAGQQPAAGQQQALPQPGYPAPDFALKDLEGNTVKLSDLKGKRVLINFWASWCDPCRKEMPDLVKKSETYKDQIVFLGINLTNSDQDAQARQQFLQEFKVKYRNLLDEDGGVATAYQVVGIPTTVTVDPSGVVVDRLQGTMSEAMMERVIQNLLKK
- a CDS encoding adenine deaminase C-terminal domain-containing protein; protein product: MMECQRRLRALEIDTYFQLLGVAKGKVKADLYLHGATVINVYTGELQAANVAVKGRHIAYVGPSDAMVGPDTEVVDLTGRYLCPGYIEPHCHPFQVYNPESLARYVLRHGTTTLVNDNMGLYMLIDEAKFLRLMDEMGNWPVKMLWSARLDPQTHAEEFAPFFAPDRIRRLLDHPLVVQAGELTGWPQLLGGDRQMAENLLYALRIGKRVEGHLPGASLETLSMLAAGGITAEHEAITAEEALRRLRIGLWTTLRYSSLRPDLPQIVKGLADYRGNTSRLMMTTDGSTPAFLQDGYTDAMLRVAIEAGMDPVTAYQLVTINPATYYGLDGEIGGIAPGRLADVLVLEDLDRPTPAAVLAEGRWAARGGQLLVSWAGIGWEAAGLGKLQENWRASESDFSMEAKLPVLRLENPVITRLQTDARTEHSPAAPTLSDGVLHAALFARDGSAIVEAKIVGMADRLDALASSYTAAKGILVIGQHPAAMARAVNQVLEIGGGIVMVEDQEILFELEMPILGGMSTQDMEHLIERAQTFEKLLRERGHAHYDPIYTLLFLSSTHLPEVRLTPEGVLHVKSREILRNRKLLNRNRKD